A window from Saccharomyces cerevisiae S288C chromosome XIII, complete sequence encodes these proteins:
- the MRPS8 gene encoding mitochondrial 37S ribosomal protein uS8m MRPS8 (Mitochondrial ribosomal protein of the small subunit) gives MSLVKLANTCAHLQNCSKVRVALTSIPYTKLQLQFAYNLYQQGFLSSLQKGSTMGPDKDFVEVTPDNISTRRLWVGLKYRDNKPVLSSCKLISKPNSRIHLPMEDMKKLCSGVTIRNIKPLQPGELILVRAHNNIMDINEAISKKLDGEVLCRVK, from the coding sequence ATGTCGTTGGTCAAACTTGCGAATACGTGTGCTCATTTACAGAACTGCTCGAAAGTTAGAGTTGCCTTAACATCGATCCCATATACGAAATTGCAGCTACAGTTTGCGTATAACCTTTACCAACAAGGGTTCTTATCGTCTTTACAGAAGGGATCGACTATGGGACCAGACAAAGATTTTGTTGAAGTAACACCAGACAATATCTCTACTAGAAGGCTTTGGGTTGGATTGAAGTATAGAGATAACAAACCTGTCCTCAGCAGCTGCAAATTAATTTCCAAACCAAATTCAAGAATACACCTGCCAATGGAAGACATGAAGAAACTATGCTCTGGCGTAACTATTAGAAACATCAAACCACTACAACCAGGAGAACTGATTCTAGTTCGAGCTCATAACAACATTATGGACATTAATGAAGCCATATCCAAAAAGTTGGATGGAGAAGTACTATGCAGAGTAAAATGA
- a CDS encoding uncharacterized protein (hypothetical protein; may contain a lipid attachment site; localizes to cytosol, and to peroxisomes in oleate-growing cells; YMR158C-A is not an essential gene), with protein MKMNYHLSTSSYTTSMLSCTVLDDDIRYEKLSWKLDEAEMQGLIM; from the coding sequence atgaaaatgaactATCATCTATCAACTAGTAGTTACACTACCAGTATGTTATCATGTACGGTgttagatgatgacataaggTATGAGAAACTGTCATGGAAGTTAGAcgaagctgaaatgcaaggattgataatgtaa